GTAGGTGGTACGGGATCCAACTGTTTCTGTCGACATAGATGTATCTCAGATCGcaattgatgatgaagctGTTCTCTCGAATCAATTGCGGCGTAAGCTTGAACACGTATTGCAAAAGGTGGTACGACTGCTCAACAAAACACACGGCCCTCAAGTTGATCCTCACAGAAAACCGAAGATCAGCGTTCCGTCGAAGAAACGGCAACGCCAACGAAGGGTCAATTTCGCTGAAAACAGGCAGAAGGCCCTGGCCCGATGTATCCTTGAAAAAAGACGCTGGCACGGCAAATCTCTCCACAGGCACCAACATCTTGTAGAAATTCAAGTATGTGACAATGGAGATCGGTAAAAGCACCATGACAATTGCCGAAAAAAGCGAGGCGCCATAGAGAGATTGCCGGGTCATAAACAAGCTAGCTCGAGCATACCGTGTGGCCACGGAGCCTGCCCACGCTAAAAGTCGATCAGTAAGGGTAGCCATGGACGCTCTGTGGTGCACGTTTGCACATGAATCGTGGGGAAGGGAAAAAAACATAGTAGGGTTGGCCAATTGAGTGatggtgcacgggtgtattggaagttgcaaaaaaaaaaaatggagcAACGATAACGATGGATACAAAATtaaaaaagacaaaatgACAAGTTCAGCGAATAAGGAGAGTCGTAATACAGCAAATAAGCAGATCCCAAATAAAAGTGACTAGTTGCCCGCCCTCCTGCGGGGCATAGAAGAAAACGTCTGATGGCACATGTATGTAGATGTAGATGTGGTAGTAATGCAGTTTAACcgtaaaaaaaaaaaaaaggaaaaaaaaccaaTGCAAAGATGATAGGGTGGTGAATGGTTGCTGGATGAAAGGGGAGGCGTAAGGTTTAATGAGTGGTGTGTCCCCTGTGGTACTTGAGCCCGTTGAGGTTCTTGTATCTCTTGCCGCAAACCTCGCAACGGTACGGTTTGTCTTTCTCCATGCCGGCACCATCGAGGTAAGGGGTGTTGGACTCAGGGTCAATGATGGAAAAGGTCCCGTCTTCGTTCTCTTTGAGCGTTTGGTTCTGGTGGCCATGCAAACGGTGATATTTGAGGCCGTTTTGGTTCTTATAGGTTTTTTCACAGCCGATCACAGGACACTTGAAAGGCTTatattcttcattctcCATCACATACAAGTGTCTAGCTGGATCGTCAATATACATGCTGTCGGAGTCGGCGTCTGCCACTTGAGGATTCACCTTATGGGGCGGAAGATGCCTCTGTTGATGCTGGTTACTGTTGTTGTGGTGGGGCGCACCATTTCCGGTGCCGGCATGGGATATCGACCCAGAAACGGACCCTTGGGCAATCGTCTGGTTCTGTAGATTAAAATGGCTTGCCGGAAGGTGTAACGAGCcctgttgctgctgctgttgttgctgatgctgttgctggtgatggtggttGTTCAAGAACACATCGGTGGTGGAAACGGTCTCCATGACATTGTggatgttgttgaggttgtttCTCTGGCGGTGCGCCGCAAGCAAGTGGGAGTCTGCCTCCTGTTGCGGCGACGCCAGAATGTGTGCCTCCTCGTAGTGCCTCAACAAGTCGTGGAGCGTCGGCAAGAGCTGTCCACAGCACGAGTAGTCTTTACAGTAGTCTGCTTCTAATGTGGTGAGATACAGCGTTGTGTTTGGCGGCGAAAGCGTTCCCGCGTGGAGACTGGCGGCATTTACCGGCTGAGACACCGAGCTCATACGAAACAGGCCCCTTCTTGGGTTTATGAGGTTCCCCGGGAGATTGGCACCGTTGGCATTATTGGAACCCCCTGGATGGTTCTGGTACATCATCACCTCGTCCTTGAGCCACAGGCCAATGGTGACAGAACCCCAAGAAACGCCGCCCATGCCCTGGGAGTGGGCAATCAGCTCTCTGCGGAAACgggagttgttgaagatacTGGGTTGTCTCTGATGAGTAATATCTATGGGCTGGGGCACATTTAGAAAATCCTGGGAAGGTTCCAGCAGGCCCGAGCCGCCGTTGTCGAAAATGGAGGTGTTAAACATGCAATGGGATGGTGCACTGGGAGCTGAATGTCTGGGAATTTGTGTTATTAGTGTGACTTAGTTCCCTTAGTTGAAGCACTGGCTAATCTGTCTATTTGCTAGCTCCAGGTGAGACTGGCTAAAAAAGATATAAGTTGATAAGCGAGGCTGCTTTCTTATTGGCTGCCGGTGCACTAACACTAGGAGGAGCTGGCGATACTCTTTCTGAAGTGGCCCTCTATATGGGTGAACTTATGGATTAGTGATAACGAACCTATAGATTGGGACGGATATGGGTATATTTGTCAGGCGTGCATATAGGCGCcgtgatttcttttttgggCACAGCACTACCGGCCCTAGCATGGGCCATAATATGTTTTATGAAGTATGAACATCGGTACTAGAGCTTGAAATCAAGGGCTCTTTGATGGTGctctttaatttttttaattCTGATTGTGTTGGCGATTGCATGGCCTTGTCGCTTCTCCTAAAAGAGTGTACTGCATATGGTTGCACATTGCCTCTCTCCATTCGTCATTAAATTTCCCTTGAAAGCGGGAGCTCAAAGTAGAAAAATTGGTCATAAAGGTAAATTGTCATTCGGTAGACTGTGTATCAATTTTTGGGCTATCTGGGGTCACCGGTTCATGTGGAAACGGCATAAGGATGCTAAATCTAAGGAGACAGTTCCGTGCTGTGTACAGTACACGCTCCAAACTGACCCCCCTCAAATCTGGAAATTTCACTTTGTGACGGCAACGGCATCTCTGGTCACGTGATCTCGTTCCGATGCCCTGAACCAGCCAATCACTGAACACATCAAATAGCGTAGTGAACTTGAAGTCCAGAACagacaagctctttgataaaaaaaaggacGCAAAATaagcttgcaaagaatAAGAAAGCGCTGTGAATCTGTGGTGATTGCGTAGTTTTGTTCTACGTTCTGTTATCTACTCAGTGACAGCGGTTACGCTGTCTTTGCCTCCCTCGGTTGTTGCACTGTGAGTTGCATCTGCGTGAATTTTGAGAACGTTACTGATCGGGTGACTATAGTCACGTGTATATGGTCCGTCCGATACTCACTAGTTCTGTGCGTCGCATGCAGGGGCATGGCGTCAGGCTAAATATCCCACACATCAAAGAAACACAGATGAGGAATTAGTGAAGATTCCATGAACTTGATAAGATGCAGTCGCAAAAGAACCCCTAAtttatcaaagaagaaatcggAGTTTGCCAAAACCCAGCGAAAGTATCACTACACCGTTCCAGCttcaaatggctgcgaagtTTTTAATTGTTTGCCAAATGCAACGCTTTTCCAGACTAGCAACTAGCCACGAAACTTCTCAGATTCTAAATGAGTATTGATAAGAAGACCTTAGGTTGC
This DNA window, taken from Candidozyma auris chromosome 7, complete sequence, encodes the following:
- the SFP1 gene encoding zinc-coordinating transcription factor SFP1, producing MFNTSIFDNGGSGSSEPSQDFLNVPQPIDITHQRQPSIFNNSRFRRESIAHSQGMGGVSWGSVTIGSWLKDEVMMYQNHPGGSNNANGANLPGNLINPRRGSFRMSSVSQPVNAASLHAGTLSPPNTTSYLTTLEADYCKDYSCCGQLLPTLHDLLRHYEEAHISASPQQEADSHLLAAHRQRNNLNNIHNVMETVSTTDVFLNNHHHQQQHQQQQQQQQGSLHLPASHFNLQNQTIAQGSVSGSISHAGTGNGAPHHNNSNQHQQRHLPPHKVNPQVADADSDSMYIDDPARHLYVMENEEYKPFKCPVIGCEKTYKNQNGLKYHRLHGHQNQTLKENEDGTFSIIDPESNTPYLDGAGMEKDKPYRCEVCGKRYKNLNGLKYHRGHTTH